A window of Psychroflexus sp. ALD_RP9 contains these coding sequences:
- a CDS encoding 4Fe-4S binding protein yields the protein MSTSANISATASANNLNAQQKIALFTGFSGLFILVLAVFKIEVVNQLIALLSSLSLISIGIVWYAKSTYKNQSPGVKNNFIYLSNLTNRGFWAYLLGLSLTGFYIILYFYPEILGLVKNGPNKRLIALFDPLSYVLSGNPASQWFVYGTLYTIAILFFGVKALFKYRHNAYQKVRTISVMFFQLSFAFIIPELMARLNSKNFSLPYYDLKNIWPLNYYNFEQYRVDQFINAGSIGLALLIFGIISIFIITPILTFKYGKRWYCSWVCGCGGLAETAGDSFRHLSNKSISAWRFERWLIHLVTVFITLATIAVVYSYLGNDTTKYWLTRSTFLIAVMIILSLVFALIMIFKRDALQKDAIYAAIAFFIIISSLISMHFIDGYQQQLFLFEAETLRSSYGFLIGSIFSGVIGTGFYPIFGNRVWCRFGCPMAAILGLQQRLFSKFRITTNGGQCISCGNCSTYCEMGIDVRAYAQKGENIVRSSCVGCGICANVCPRGVLKLENDNLDQRINSEDILLGNDVDLKDFLKKS from the coding sequence ATGAGTACGAGTGCAAATATTTCAGCTACTGCTTCAGCAAACAATTTAAACGCTCAGCAAAAAATAGCTTTGTTTACTGGCTTTTCAGGTCTTTTTATTTTGGTTTTAGCTGTATTTAAAATTGAAGTCGTTAATCAATTAATTGCTTTACTTTCTTCGCTAAGTTTAATAAGTATTGGCATTGTTTGGTATGCCAAATCAACCTATAAAAATCAGTCACCAGGTGTTAAAAACAATTTTATTTACCTCAGCAATTTAACAAACCGTGGTTTCTGGGCTTATTTATTAGGTTTGAGTTTAACTGGGTTTTACATTATACTCTATTTTTATCCTGAAATTTTGGGACTTGTTAAAAACGGACCAAATAAAAGACTTATCGCTTTATTTGACCCTTTAAGCTATGTTTTAAGTGGTAATCCGGCAAGTCAATGGTTTGTTTACGGTACACTTTATACAATTGCGATTTTATTCTTTGGCGTTAAAGCTTTATTTAAATACCGTCATAACGCCTATCAAAAAGTCAGAACCATATCTGTAATGTTTTTTCAATTAAGTTTTGCCTTTATTATACCAGAACTAATGGCACGCTTAAATTCAAAAAACTTCAGCTTACCTTATTATGATTTGAAAAATATTTGGCCATTAAACTATTATAACTTTGAACAATATCGGGTTGATCAATTTATAAATGCAGGTTCAATTGGACTTGCTTTACTTATTTTCGGAATCATTTCAATCTTTATTATCACGCCAATTTTAACCTTCAAATACGGCAAACGTTGGTATTGCTCTTGGGTTTGCGGCTGTGGTGGCCTAGCTGAAACAGCAGGTGATTCTTTTCGACACTTAAGTAACAAATCAATTAGTGCATGGCGTTTTGAACGTTGGCTTATACACTTAGTTACCGTATTTATTACATTGGCAACAATTGCTGTTGTATACTCATATCTAGGAAATGACACAACGAAGTATTGGTTAACACGATCTACATTTTTAATCGCTGTAATGATTATTTTGAGTCTAGTTTTTGCTTTAATCATGATTTTTAAGCGAGACGCTTTACAAAAAGATGCCATATATGCTGCAATTGCTTTTTTTATAATCATCAGTTCATTAATAAGTATGCATTTTATTGATGGCTACCAACAACAATTGTTTTTGTTTGAAGCTGAAACATTGAGAAGTAGTTATGGTTTTTTAATTGGTAGTATTTTTTCAGGTGTTATTGGCACTGGTTTTTACCCTATTTTCGGTAATCGGGTTTGGTGTCGTTTCGGATGCCCAATGGCTGCGATTTTAGGATTACAACAACGATTATTTTCTAAATTCAGAATCACAACAAATGGTGGGCAATGCATTTCTTGCGGTAATTGCTCTACTTACTGCGAAATGGGTATTGATGTGAGAGCTTACGCCCAAAAAGGAGAAAATATTGTCAGATCATCTTGTGTGGGTTGTGGTATTTGCGCTAATGTTTGCCCAAGAGGTGTTTTAAAGCTTGAAAATGATAATTTAGATCAACGCATTAATTCAGAAGATATCTTGTTAGGTAATGATGTTGATTTAAAAGACTTTCTAAAAAAATCTTAG
- a CDS encoding NAD(P)/FAD-dependent oxidoreductase: MSQEHIVIIGNGIAGITAARHIRKLSQKKVTIISSESEHFFSRTALMYVYMGHMKWSHLKPYEDHFWKKNNFNLVHDHVINIFPEEHQIELRSKRKMHFDQLIIATGSKPNKFGWPGENAKGVQGLYSKQDLELLEKNAPDNKTCRRAVIVGGGLIGVELAEMLHTRKIPVTFLVRESNFWNNVLPDKEAKMLNKHIKSHGIDLRLNTNLEKILTDENDRVNAVKIKETNEVINCDLVGLTAGVSPNIECVKNSKIETNRGILVNRYLQTNYKHIYAIGDCAEQRENIGNRKPIEAVWYTGRMMGETVAQSVCGKPMIYKPGHWFNSAKFFDIEYQTYGWIFNSPKKGHTHFFWKHPEKDICIHINYEKRSRKFIGINTFGIRMRHAFFNRCLDASATVDEVIKHLHLANFDPELYKTYEKSIQQAFKTQQI, encoded by the coding sequence TTGAGTCAAGAACACATCGTCATTATCGGTAACGGCATCGCTGGAATTACTGCAGCAAGACATATTAGGAAATTATCTCAAAAGAAAGTTACCATTATATCCTCAGAAAGTGAACACTTCTTTTCAAGAACTGCCTTAATGTATGTCTACATGGGTCATATGAAATGGAGTCACTTAAAGCCTTATGAAGATCACTTCTGGAAAAAAAATAACTTCAACTTAGTACATGATCATGTCATCAATATTTTCCCTGAAGAACATCAAATAGAACTTCGATCAAAACGCAAGATGCACTTTGATCAATTAATAATTGCTACAGGTTCAAAACCGAACAAATTCGGCTGGCCTGGAGAAAATGCAAAAGGTGTTCAAGGTTTATACTCTAAGCAAGATTTAGAACTACTTGAAAAAAATGCACCTGATAACAAAACTTGCCGACGTGCAGTGATAGTTGGTGGCGGACTCATCGGAGTTGAACTTGCCGAAATGCTTCATACAAGAAAAATTCCTGTAACATTTTTAGTACGTGAATCAAACTTCTGGAACAATGTTTTACCAGATAAAGAGGCCAAAATGCTTAATAAGCACATTAAATCTCATGGCATAGATTTACGTTTAAACACCAATCTAGAAAAAATTTTAACCGATGAAAATGACCGTGTTAATGCTGTAAAAATTAAAGAAACAAACGAAGTTATTAATTGTGACCTTGTAGGATTAACCGCTGGCGTTTCCCCAAATATTGAGTGTGTTAAAAATTCTAAAATAGAAACCAACCGCGGGATTTTAGTTAATAGATATTTACAAACTAATTATAAACACATTTATGCTATTGGCGATTGTGCTGAACAACGAGAAAATATTGGTAATCGGAAACCCATAGAAGCCGTTTGGTATACTGGCAGAATGATGGGTGAAACTGTTGCTCAGAGCGTCTGTGGAAAGCCAATGATTTATAAACCTGGACATTGGTTTAATTCGGCTAAGTTTTTTGATATTGAATACCAAACTTATGGTTGGATTTTTAATAGTCCTAAAAAAGGCCATACCCATTTTTTTTGGAAGCATCCAGAAAAAGATATTTGTATTCATATTAATTATGAAAAAAGAAGCCGAAAATTTATTGGAATTAACACATTTGGAATAAGAATGCGACATGCTTTTTTTAACCGATGCCTAGACGCTTCAGCTACGGTTGATGAGGTTATTAAACATCTTCATCTAGCTAATTTTGACCCAGAACTATACAAAACCTACGAAAAATCGATTCAGCAAGCTTTTAAAACACAACAAATATGA
- the odhB gene encoding 2-oxoglutarate dehydrogenase complex dihydrolipoyllysine-residue succinyltransferase, with amino-acid sequence MALEMKVPSPGESISEVEIAEWLVQDGDYVEKDQAVAEVDSDKATLELPAEASGVITLKAEEGDVVEVGEVVCLIDTDAKKPDDSGNTSEKTSDNKESDKQKEEKTDESKTSTEDNSKKEDSQEKTYASGSPSPAAKKTLAEKDIDPKDVKGTGRDGRITKEDAMNAEAKPSMGTPGNGSRAESRSKLSMLRRKVAERLVSAKNETAMLTTFNEVDMKPIFDLRAQYKEDFKAKHGVSLGFMSFFTLAVVRALDKFPSVNSMIDGKEMITYDYKDISIAVSGPKGLMVPVIRNAENLSFRGVEQEVKRLATRARDGKITVDEMTGGTFTISNGGVFGSMLSTPIINPPQSGILGMHNIIERPVAIDGEVVIRPMMYVALSYDHRIIDGRESVGFLVAIKEALEDPSNLLMDGDIKKALEL; translated from the coding sequence ATGGCTTTAGAAATGAAAGTCCCTTCACCGGGCGAGTCAATTAGCGAAGTTGAAATCGCAGAATGGTTAGTCCAGGATGGCGACTACGTTGAAAAAGATCAAGCAGTAGCTGAAGTAGATTCAGATAAAGCAACTTTAGAATTACCAGCTGAAGCAAGCGGTGTAATAACCTTAAAAGCTGAAGAAGGCGATGTTGTTGAGGTTGGCGAAGTAGTTTGCCTTATCGACACCGATGCTAAGAAACCAGATGATAGCGGTAATACTTCTGAAAAAACTTCAGACAATAAAGAATCTGATAAGCAGAAAGAAGAAAAAACAGATGAAAGCAAAACTTCTACTGAAGACAATTCAAAAAAAGAAGATAGTCAAGAAAAAACTTACGCTTCTGGAAGTCCTTCACCAGCTGCCAAGAAAACTCTAGCCGAAAAAGATATCGACCCAAAAGATGTCAAAGGCACTGGCCGCGATGGAAGAATTACCAAAGAAGACGCTATGAATGCTGAAGCTAAACCATCGATGGGAACACCTGGCAATGGTTCAAGAGCTGAAAGCAGAAGTAAATTGTCGATGTTAAGACGTAAAGTGGCAGAGCGTTTAGTGAGTGCTAAAAATGAAACAGCCATGTTAACAACCTTTAATGAGGTTGATATGAAGCCAATTTTTGACTTGAGAGCTCAATACAAAGAAGACTTTAAAGCAAAACATGGTGTTAGCCTTGGCTTTATGTCATTTTTTACTTTAGCAGTTGTACGAGCTTTAGACAAATTTCCTTCTGTTAATAGTATGATTGACGGTAAGGAAATGATTACCTATGACTATAAAGACATTAGCATAGCTGTTTCAGGCCCAAAAGGTTTAATGGTTCCTGTGATTAGAAATGCTGAAAATCTCAGCTTTAGAGGTGTTGAGCAAGAAGTGAAACGTTTAGCGACCCGCGCAAGAGATGGTAAAATAACGGTTGACGAAATGACTGGCGGAACGTTTACTATTTCAAATGGTGGTGTATTTGGCTCTATGCTTTCAACACCAATTATTAACCCACCACAAAGTGGAATTTTAGGCATGCACAATATCATTGAACGCCCAGTAGCTATTGATGGTGAAGTAGTTATTAGACCTATGATGTACGTTGCATTATCTTATGATCACCGAATTATTGATGGTCGGGAATCAGTTGGTTTCTTAGTAGCCATAAAAGAAGCGCTTGAAGATCCAAGCAATTTATTGATGGATGGCGACATCAAAAAAGCACTTGAACTTTAA
- a CDS encoding 2-oxoglutarate dehydrogenase E1 component, with translation MDQFSFLNAVHPQQIAELYDQYLKYPDAVEPSWRAFFQGFDFGKSNSNEVQEVTLRDAETNEKTQVKIPENVQKEFQVINLIDGYRHRGHLFTKTNPVRERRDYQPKLTLENFGLSKNDLDTEFEAGEVIGIGKAKLKQIIDFLENVFCDSIGVEYAYIRKPEEIDWIQNKIYTNQNQPQYSTDQKKNILRKLNEAVVFESFLHKNFVGQKRFSLEGNETLIPALDALIEGAANQGVEEFVMGMAHRGRLNTLANIFGKSPKDIYNEFQGKDYEVDGFDGDVKYHLGWTSKRKTDSGKEINLNIAPNPSHLETVGAVVQGIARAKQDDHHLGEEQKVLPIVVHGDAAISAQGIAYEIVQMAQLDGYKTGGTIHIVVNNQIGFTTNYTDGRSSTYCTDVGKVTLSPVLHVNADDAEAVVHAMDFALAYRMKFGRDVFIDLLGYRKYGHNEGDEPRFTQPKLYKAIGKHDNPRDIYAKQLLDDNIINQSYIDEIENNYKSKLEEDYESSKKEENSVVTKILQEEWDGFENGDRNDMLEDVDTSFNLKELDQLADKLTSLPKDKKFLRKVDRLIKSRHKMYFEDNKLDWAMGELLAYATLLKENHDVRITGQDVERGTFSHRHAVIKVEESEEEYVPHNHLDKDAANFYIYNSLLSEYAVVGFDYGYAMASPQTLTIWEAQFGDFSNGAQIMIDQYISAAEDKWKTQNGLVMLLPHGYEGQGSEHSSGRMERYLQLCAKDNMYVANCTTPANFYHLLRRQMKLKFRKPLIVFTPKSLLRHPKVNSTKEELAKGQFYPVIDDKEAKVKEVTSVVFCSGKFYYDLLKHREENEIKNVALIRLEQIFPLPEKEIETILDKYKNADDIVWAQEEPRNMGAYSHLLLQYPKAREFRVCSRRFYSSPAAGSPARSKKRHQEVIDYVFDASKDNCILDYKNK, from the coding sequence ATGGACCAATTTTCTTTTCTAAATGCGGTGCACCCGCAACAAATCGCTGAACTTTACGATCAATATTTAAAATATCCAGATGCTGTTGAGCCGAGTTGGAGAGCATTTTTTCAAGGTTTTGATTTTGGAAAAAGCAACTCTAATGAAGTTCAAGAAGTTACATTAAGAGATGCTGAAACTAATGAAAAAACTCAGGTCAAAATACCTGAAAACGTTCAAAAAGAGTTTCAAGTGATTAACTTAATAGATGGCTATCGTCATCGTGGCCACTTGTTTACAAAAACCAATCCCGTTAGAGAAAGACGCGATTATCAACCAAAATTAACATTAGAGAATTTTGGTTTATCTAAGAATGATTTAGATACCGAATTTGAAGCAGGTGAAGTTATAGGCATTGGTAAAGCAAAATTGAAGCAAATTATAGATTTTTTAGAAAATGTCTTTTGCGACTCGATTGGTGTAGAGTATGCCTATATAAGAAAACCAGAAGAAATTGACTGGATTCAAAATAAAATTTACACCAACCAAAACCAACCCCAATATTCTACTGACCAAAAGAAAAATATTTTAAGGAAACTTAACGAAGCAGTTGTTTTTGAAAGCTTCTTACATAAAAACTTTGTAGGTCAGAAGCGTTTTTCACTTGAAGGTAATGAAACCTTAATTCCAGCACTTGACGCTTTAATTGAAGGTGCAGCAAATCAAGGTGTAGAAGAATTTGTTATGGGTATGGCACATCGAGGCCGTTTAAATACACTAGCAAATATCTTTGGTAAAAGTCCGAAAGACATATATAATGAATTTCAAGGAAAAGATTATGAAGTTGATGGATTTGATGGAGACGTTAAATATCATTTAGGTTGGACATCAAAACGTAAAACCGATTCTGGTAAAGAAATTAATTTAAATATCGCACCCAATCCTTCACATCTCGAAACAGTAGGCGCTGTTGTTCAAGGAATTGCACGAGCAAAACAAGATGACCACCATTTAGGTGAAGAGCAAAAGGTTTTACCTATTGTTGTGCATGGTGATGCGGCTATTTCTGCACAAGGAATTGCCTACGAAATTGTACAGATGGCACAACTCGATGGTTATAAAACAGGCGGAACAATACACATTGTTGTCAACAATCAAATCGGATTTACTACAAACTATACTGATGGCCGCTCATCTACCTATTGTACCGATGTTGGAAAGGTTACCTTATCGCCTGTCTTACACGTTAATGCTGATGATGCTGAAGCAGTGGTTCATGCTATGGATTTTGCATTAGCTTACCGTATGAAATTTGGCCGTGATGTCTTTATCGACTTATTAGGTTACAGAAAATACGGTCATAACGAAGGCGATGAACCTCGTTTTACACAACCAAAACTATATAAGGCAATAGGGAAACACGATAACCCAAGAGATATATACGCTAAACAATTATTAGATGACAACATCATTAATCAATCTTATATTGATGAAATTGAAAATAACTATAAGTCTAAATTAGAAGAAGATTATGAATCTTCTAAAAAAGAAGAAAATAGTGTTGTTACAAAAATACTTCAAGAAGAATGGGATGGCTTTGAAAATGGCGATAGAAATGATATGCTTGAAGATGTTGATACATCATTTAACCTAAAAGAGCTTGACCAGCTAGCAGACAAATTAACTAGTTTACCAAAAGATAAAAAATTTTTACGCAAAGTAGATCGCTTAATTAAGTCTCGTCACAAAATGTATTTTGAAGACAATAAGCTTGATTGGGCAATGGGCGAATTATTAGCTTATGCAACTCTACTCAAAGAAAACCATGATGTTAGAATTACCGGTCAGGATGTTGAACGTGGTACGTTTTCTCACCGTCATGCCGTCATTAAAGTTGAAGAAAGTGAAGAAGAGTATGTGCCTCATAATCACTTAGACAAAGATGCGGCAAATTTTTACATCTATAATTCTCTTCTATCTGAATATGCTGTTGTTGGTTTTGATTATGGTTACGCCATGGCAAGCCCGCAAACCTTAACCATTTGGGAAGCACAATTCGGTGACTTTAGCAATGGTGCTCAAATTATGATAGACCAATACATTTCAGCAGCTGAAGATAAATGGAAAACCCAAAATGGACTCGTAATGTTATTGCCTCATGGGTATGAAGGCCAAGGCTCTGAACATTCATCTGGGCGTATGGAACGTTACCTTCAGTTGTGCGCAAAAGACAATATGTATGTAGCTAACTGCACTACACCAGCCAATTTTTATCATTTGTTAAGACGACAAATGAAGCTTAAATTCAGAAAACCTTTAATCGTCTTTACACCAAAAAGTTTATTGCGCCACCCAAAGGTCAATTCAACTAAAGAAGAGTTAGCAAAAGGCCAGTTTTATCCCGTAATAGACGACAAAGAAGCCAAAGTAAAAGAGGTAACTTCAGTGGTATTCTGCTCAGGTAAATTTTACTACGACTTGTTAAAACACCGAGAAGAAAACGAAATTAAAAATGTGGCTTTAATTCGTTTAGAACAAATATTTCCACTTCCAGAAAAAGAAATAGAAACAATTTTAGATAAGTATAAAAACGCAGACGACATCGTCTGGGCTCAAGAAGAACCAAGAAACATGGGTGCTTACAGTCACCTGTTACTACAGTACCCAAAAGCGAGAGAATTTAGAGTTTGCAGTAGACGTTTTTATAGTTCGCCAGCAGCAGGCAGCCCAGCAAGATCAAAAAAACGTCACCAAGAAGTTATCGATTATGTTTTTGATGCTTCAAAAGACAATTGTATATTAGATTATAAAAATAAATAA
- a CDS encoding polyprenyl synthetase family protein, which produces MNSLAQYKSEFLDFLKSYDINETPKQLYKPIDYILNLGGKRMRPILVMMSAEIFSGQYKQAMHAALAIEMFHNFSLVHDDIMDDAPLRRGQKTVHEKWDLNTGILSGDAMLILAYQLFEHYPDKQFKPLAKLFSKTAIEVCEGQQYDIDFEQRDDVSIEEYLKMIEYKTAVLVGAALKMGAIVANQDEHTQDLIYDFGRNLGIAFQIQDDYLDAFGDPEKFGKQVGGDIIENKKTYLYLKALENDSSGQLEHLFSISPKNPESKINTVKSIYDATGATRFVKNEIKNYTQKAYKSLDDIDIPHQQKEILIEFGDFLMNRSV; this is translated from the coding sequence ATGAATTCTTTAGCACAATATAAATCTGAGTTTCTAGACTTTTTAAAGTCTTATGATATTAATGAAACTCCAAAGCAGCTTTACAAACCCATAGATTACATTTTAAATTTAGGAGGAAAACGGATGCGACCAATTTTGGTCATGATGAGTGCCGAAATTTTTTCAGGTCAGTACAAACAGGCTATGCATGCTGCATTAGCTATAGAGATGTTTCATAATTTTTCTTTAGTGCATGATGATATTATGGATGATGCGCCTTTAAGACGTGGTCAAAAAACTGTTCATGAAAAATGGGATTTAAATACCGGTATTTTATCGGGTGATGCCATGCTTATTCTAGCTTACCAGTTGTTTGAGCATTATCCTGACAAGCAATTTAAACCACTCGCAAAGTTGTTTAGTAAAACTGCTATAGAAGTTTGTGAAGGTCAGCAATATGATATCGATTTTGAGCAACGCGATGACGTTAGTATAGAAGAGTACTTAAAAATGATTGAGTATAAAACAGCTGTCTTAGTTGGAGCAGCATTAAAAATGGGTGCTATAGTTGCTAACCAAGATGAACATACCCAGGATTTAATTTATGATTTTGGTAGAAACTTAGGAATTGCATTTCAAATACAAGACGATTACTTAGATGCTTTCGGAGATCCAGAAAAATTTGGTAAACAAGTTGGCGGTGATATCATTGAAAATAAAAAAACCTACCTATACTTAAAAGCACTTGAAAATGATTCATCTGGTCAACTAGAGCACTTATTTAGTATAAGCCCTAAAAATCCTGAAAGTAAAATTAATACTGTAAAATCTATATATGATGCTACAGGTGCAACTAGATTTGTTAAGAATGAAATTAAGAATTATACCCAAAAAGCTTATAAATCTCTAGATGATATAGATATTCCGCATCAACAAAAAGAAATTTTAATCGAATTTGGAGATTTTTTGATGAATCGTAGTGTGTAA
- a CDS encoding TetR/AcrR family transcriptional regulator: MKIDILHKAADMFLEFGFKSVTMDDLATEMRVSKKTIYEHYNNKSDLVEAVTQHIKNQINDEIHQVIAQNFDPIQEMIEIKNTVMKRLKNEKASPQYQLQKYYPKIHEKLKNSHVCTMDQCCTENVERGVKDGFYRDDLNIVFVVRAYISGMLNIKNEDLFKSTDLSPKQLYEEFLIYHLRSITTLKGKNRLDALLNIHTK, from the coding sequence ATGAAAATTGACATTTTACATAAAGCAGCAGATATGTTTCTTGAATTTGGGTTCAAGAGTGTGACTATGGATGATTTAGCCACTGAAATGCGTGTTTCCAAAAAAACCATTTATGAGCACTACAATAATAAATCTGATTTAGTTGAAGCCGTTACTCAGCACATTAAAAATCAAATTAATGATGAAATACATCAAGTTATTGCTCAAAATTTCGATCCTATTCAGGAAATGATTGAAATAAAAAATACAGTAATGAAAAGGCTGAAAAACGAAAAAGCCTCACCTCAATACCAATTACAAAAATATTATCCTAAAATTCACGAAAAACTTAAAAACTCACACGTTTGTACAATGGATCAATGCTGTACAGAAAATGTTGAGCGTGGTGTAAAAGATGGATTTTATAGAGACGATTTAAACATTGTATTTGTTGTTCGTGCTTATATTTCTGGAATGCTAAATATTAAAAATGAAGACCTGTTCAAATCAACAGATTTAAGCCCCAAACAACTTTACGAAGAATTTTTAATTTATCACCTTCGAAGTATTACTACATTAAAAGGTAAAAACCGACTAGACGCTTTATTAAACATACACACCAAATGA
- a CDS encoding TolC family protein: protein MKKQTLTLLLLLCVNLTFSQDEKVYNFTLQEAINFATDSAYANINAQKDVAIALKRKWETTADGLPQISGQVNYENNPKLTVTPLPAEIVGGEPGTTVPVTFGQRHNMRATGTVNQLIFDGSYIVALQAAKTFLEYSANAKEKTALEVRKNVITAYGNVLLAKNSIEITQNNLNEALDNLNETRKIYENGLAEEEDVEQLQITSQQLKSQLRNAERMYNIAKESLNMVLGIDVSVEVILEDTLENLAAKEAMLQTETQEFNFENTIDYKIAKNLVEQRDLELKLQRSQALPSLSAFANYGATSFGNQFEFFESGTDWFEFATIGVSLNVPIFSSFKRDAQTQQAKIELEKAKLQRKQTINQIQLDLNSAQSDFDFAVENYTIAQKNLNLAERIQQKNEVKFKEGLASSFELRQAQTQLYQAQNEYLQAMLNLINTKAELEKVKNTPLQSN, encoded by the coding sequence ATGAAAAAACAAACCTTAACCTTACTTCTTTTGTTATGTGTTAATTTAACATTTTCACAAGATGAAAAAGTTTATAATTTTACGCTGCAAGAAGCCATCAATTTTGCTACAGATAGCGCTTATGCTAATATCAATGCTCAAAAAGATGTGGCTATTGCGCTTAAACGTAAGTGGGAAACTACAGCCGACGGCTTACCGCAAATTAGCGGTCAAGTCAATTACGAAAACAACCCTAAACTAACAGTTACACCATTACCAGCAGAAATTGTAGGTGGTGAACCTGGAACAACAGTGCCTGTTACATTTGGCCAACGCCACAACATGAGAGCAACAGGAACCGTTAATCAGCTTATTTTTGATGGTTCGTATATTGTTGCTTTACAAGCAGCCAAAACCTTTTTAGAATATTCGGCTAATGCCAAAGAAAAAACAGCACTTGAGGTACGTAAAAATGTAATTACGGCTTATGGAAACGTGCTCTTAGCTAAAAATTCAATAGAAATTACCCAAAACAACTTAAATGAAGCACTCGATAATTTAAATGAAACACGTAAAATTTACGAAAATGGTTTAGCTGAAGAAGAAGATGTCGAGCAGCTACAAATTACTAGTCAGCAGCTAAAAAGCCAATTAAGAAATGCTGAGCGAATGTATAATATCGCTAAGGAAAGTTTAAACATGGTTTTAGGAATCGACGTTTCGGTTGAAGTTATTTTAGAAGATACTTTAGAAAATCTAGCAGCTAAAGAAGCTATGCTGCAAACCGAAACTCAAGAATTTAATTTTGAAAATACTATTGATTATAAAATTGCTAAAAATCTTGTAGAACAGCGAGATTTAGAGTTAAAACTTCAGCGAAGTCAAGCATTGCCAAGTTTGTCGGCTTTTGCTAACTACGGAGCCACTAGTTTTGGCAATCAATTTGAGTTTTTTGAAAGCGGTACAGATTGGTTTGAATTTGCAACCATTGGTGTAAGTTTAAATGTACCTATTTTTAGTTCATTTAAGCGTGATGCCCAAACGCAACAAGCCAAAATAGAGCTCGAAAAGGCAAAGTTACAACGCAAACAAACCATTAATCAAATTCAATTAGACTTAAACTCAGCGCAAAGCGATTTCGATTTTGCAGTTGAAAATTACACGATTGCACAAAAAAACTTAAACTTAGCAGAGCGAATTCAGCAAAAAAATGAAGTAAAATTTAAAGAAGGCTTAGCCTCAAGTTTTGAACTTCGTCAAGCACAAACCCAACTTTATCAAGCACAAAATGAGTATTTACAAGCTATGCTTAACCTAATCAATACAAAAGCCGAACTCGAAAAAGTTAAAAATACACCTTTACAATCTAATTAA